In a genomic window of Helianthus annuus cultivar XRQ/B chromosome 10, HanXRQr2.0-SUNRISE, whole genome shotgun sequence:
- the LOC110883338 gene encoding uncharacterized protein LOC110883338, with protein sequence MLDDIQETFKNLRKVNMKLNPEKFSFRFEEGKFLGHTVGKQNIKANPNKVKAVLATKPPRSKKEVESLKGKLTALKRFTSNLAERSLPFFKTLKVAEEAISAVLTIERDKVQTTNNEAEYEALIAGLRLAKEMKVQKLEVFTDSLLVSSQVIDSYIAKEPNIKRYKEKSKELMNTFQTCTIKQIPRSQNKKADALSKLASLTFAHLTKKVLVEVLKAPSINELEVQDVITEEDPNWMTPIKKFLKDGELPSDQTEAERVKTKARQYVLQGEILYKKGYLAPLLRCVGPEQSQYLVKDIHEGICGAHFGARSVVAKLMNLGYFWPSMHRDTTEQLMKSDACQIHAPVPKSPKHDLVPITSAWPFCKWGMDIVGPFPLSKGGVKFLLVAIDYFTKWPEVKPLAKITGKQIIDFVWENIICRYGLPGVLVTDNGKQFAKKPFSVWFKEFIINQVFSSVAYSQSNGQVERTNRSIVEEEARDQAAIQEAKYKQRMEAYYNKRVKNERFKPGDLVLRNNEASKKENQGKLGPKWEGPYTILEAHKGGSYKLADSEGKRLPRHWNGKTLKRFHV encoded by the exons ATGCTCGATGACATCCAAGAGACCTTCAAGAACCTAAggaaggtcaatatgaaactcaacCCCGAGAAATTTTCATTTCGGTTTGAGGAAGGTAAATTCCTTGGGCATACTGTAGGAAAACAAAACATTAAAGCCAATCCAAACAAGGTAAAGGCTGTTCTTGCAACCAAACCACCGAGAagcaagaaggaggttgaaagcttaaaagGGAAGCTtacagccttgaagcgttttacctcaaattTGGCTGAAAGGTCTTTACCCTTTTTCAAAACACTCAAGG ttgctgaagaagcaataaGTGCGGTCCTCACCATTGAACGAGACAAGgttcag accaccaacaaCGAAGCCGAATATGAGGCACTGATAGCTGGCTTAAGACTGGCTAAAGAAATGAAAgtccaaaagcttgaagtgttcacagactcGTTGTTGGTATCAAGCCAAGTGATTGATAGCTACATTGCAAAGGAGCCCAACATAAAAAGGTATAAAGAAAAATCAAAAGAATTgatgaacaccttccaaacaTGTACCATCAAGCAAATTCCCAGGTCTCAAAACAAGAAAGCGGATGCCTTGAGTAAACTCGCATCTCTCACTTTCGCCCACCTCACCAAGAAGGTATTGGTAGAAGTGTTAAAGGCTCCGTCAATCAATGAGTTGGAAGTTCAAGATGTAATCACCGaagaagatccaaattggatgactccaatcaagaAATTCCTTAAAGACGGTGAATTGCCTAGTGATCAAACAGAGGCTGAAAGGGTTAAGACCAAGGCAAGGCAGTATGTACTACAAGGTGAAATCctctacaaaaagggttaccttgcacccttgctaagatgtgttggtcccgaACAAAGTCAGTATTTGGTCAAAGATATTCATGAAGGtatatgcggagctcattttggagctagatcGGTGGTTGCTAAACTTATGAACCTTGGGTATTTTTGGCCCTCAATGCACCGAGACACCACTGAGCAACTAATGAAGAGTGATGCCTGCCAGATTCATGCACCTGTCccaaaaagtcccaaacatgatcttgtcccaataacctcagcatggccattTTGTAAATGGGGGATGGACATTGTCGGTCCATTTCCCCTAAGCAAAGGTGGAGTAAAATTCTTGTTGGTGGCCatagattatttcaccaagtggccTGAGGTTAAACCACTTGCAAAAATCACGGGCAAACAAATCattgacttcgtttgggaaaacattATTTGCCGTTATGGATTGCCGGGAGTACTTGTCACTgacaatggaaagcaatttgcCAAGAAGCCTTTTAGCGTTTGGTTCAAAGAATTCATAATCAATCAGGTTTTCAGCTCAGTGGCATACTCGCAATCAAACGGTCAAGTTGAGAGGACGaatcgaagcatagtggaag aggaagcacgAGACCAAGCTGCAATTCAAGAGGCCAAATACAAGCAAcgaatggaagcctactacaacaagagaGTCAAGAACGAACGCTTCAAGCCAGGAGACCTGGTGCTTAGAAACAATGAAGCCAGCAAAAAAGAGAACCAGGGAAAGCTTGGCCCAAAATGGGAGGGCCCGTATACCATCCTTGAAGCACATAAGGGTGGATCTTACAAGCTAGCAGACTCAGAGggtaaaaggcttccaaggcactgGAATGGAAAAACTTTGAAAAGGTTCCATGTCTAA